The following coding sequences lie in one Apium graveolens cultivar Ventura chromosome 3, ASM990537v1, whole genome shotgun sequence genomic window:
- the LOC141711343 gene encoding uncharacterized protein LOC141711343 yields MDFQLKNPVSSSVKKIYFSKKAIQILLSLSVVSFLISQSVLLQVFLSTFSSKLFSLSTERNYIFLLCNGVILVIIKTSGLPAPSGMGGSRNNDDKRNIHDEAYKKKDNEKNIHDRDFRDIDDEKNIHKYSNESSTSNSLLLVETKTEVAETIENENDMTREETNGNVTSTVHYEVKDEDQKDERLKMVKEVKEQQIANIKACEEENEGFLSLEELNKKCEDFIRKMKHGIVIEDRQLIMV; encoded by the coding sequence ATGGATTTTCAACTCAAGAATCCGGTGTCGAGTTCGGTTAAGAAAATCTACTTTTCGAAGAAAGCTATTCAAATTCTACTATCACTCTCTGTGGTTTCTTTCCTGATTTCGCAGTCGGTGCTACTCCAAGTATTTCTTTCCACATTTTCGAGCAAACTTTTTAGTTTATCTACTGAAAGAAACTACATCTTCCTCCTCTGCAACGGGGTGATTCTTGTTATCATTAAAACATCTGGCCTGCCTGCTCCATCCGGTATGGGAGGGTCTAGAAACAACGATGACAAGAGAAATATTCACGATGAAGCATATAAAAAGAAAGATAACGAGAAAAACATTCATGATAGAGACTTTAGAGACATAGATGACGAGAAAAACATTCACAAGTATAGCAACGAATCATCTACATCCAATAGCCTGTTGTTAGTAGAGACCAAGACTGAGGTTGCCGAAACTATTGAAAACGAAAATGATATGACAAGGGAGGAAACTAATGGAAATGTGACTTCGACGGTACACTACGAAGTCAAAGATGAAGATCAAAAGGATGAGCGTCTTAAGATGGTAAAGGAAGTAAAAGAGCAACAGATTGCTAATATCAAAGCGTGTGAAGAAGAAAATGAAGGTTTCCTGAGTTTAGAGGAATTAAACAAGAAATGTGAGGATTTTATAAGGAAGATGAAACATGGAATCGTAATTGAGGATCGACAACTAATCATGGTTTAG